The nucleotide sequence ACCACGCCTACGAAGCTTGGGCGACGGAGTTCCCCGACGGGCTGCGCCAGTGTGTCGCTTGTGGACAACCGGGTGACCCGTGGCCCGCCGCGATCGCGAACCGTGCGGTCGACACGACGTTCGTCGTCGACACCCTGCTGAAGGACCGCCGATGGTCGATCGACGCGACGAAGATCGGGATGGCCGGTCACTCCGCCGGGGGTTCGGCGACCGCCGCCGCGATGGTCGCCGACCGGCGGATCAAGGCGGGCGTGAACGTCGACGGCCCGTTCTTCGGCACCGTCTCCCTCGACCGGCCGTTCCTGCTGCTGACCAGCCCGACCGGTGAGAAGTACTACCGGGCGTCCTGGGACGAGACCTGGCCGCGGCTCACCGGGCCGAAGAAGCAGGACCTGGTCGAGAACAGCGGCCATTCATCGGTGACCGACGCCGCGATCCTGATCGACCAGCTGGGGCTGCGCCCGCACGTCCCGCCGGCCGAGGTCGAGAACCAGTACGGATCGATCGACTCGCGGAAGGCGCTGAAGTTCTTCCGTGACGAGCTGACCGGCTTCTTCAAGCAGTGGAGCGCACGATGAACACGATCTCGTCGGAATGGACCAAGTTCTGGTCGGTCCGGTCGACCTGGTGGTGCCTGATCAGCGGGCTCGCCCTGATGCTGGCCTACTCGGCGGCTCTGGGTTTCGCGCTGCAGAACGGCAGCGACCGTCCGATGGCCCCGCACGCCGTGGTGACCGGAGCGGCGTTCTATCTCTCGCAGTTCGCCGTGGTCGCGCTGGCGACGCTGTTCATGACGAGCGAGTACGCCAGTGGCAGCATCCGCTCGACCCTGCAGTGGGTCCCGGTGCGGAACCGGGTCCTCGCGGCGAAATCGGCCGTCCTGCTGCCCGTGCTGTTCGGCTACGGCGTGCTGAACACCCTCGCCGGTGTGGCGATCTCGGCGCCGCTGATTCCCGCGCCGGACTCTTCGGTCGGCGAAGTCCTCGCGACCGCGGCGGGCATGGGCGCCTACTTCGCGCTGCTGGGCCTGCTCTGCCTCGGCCTGGGGACGGCGCTGCGCTCGACGGCGGGGACGATCGTGACGGTGTTCGTGCTGCTGGTGATGATCCCGATGTTCGCCGGCTCGCTGGGCTGGGAAGACCTCGTGAACTACTTCCCCGGCTTCGCGGGGGTCAACGCGATGGTCACGCCAGGGCAGCCGAACCCGATCTTCGGCGGCGTCGCGCCCTACGCGCCTTGGGTCGGCGTCGCGCTCTGTGCGGCTTGGGCGGCGGCCGGTCTGGTCACCGGTTCGACGGTGCTCAGGCGGCGGGACGCCTGAGGGAGAGCAAGGGACCTTTGCTACCGCTCAGGCACGCGGGCCTGCCGAGTGGTAGCAAAGGTCCCTTGCTACCCCGCCACCCCGAGCCCAGCCAAAACCTCCCGCGCCCCTCGCGTCAGCTCCTCCAGCCCCGGCGGCCGCAGCGAACCCGTCCCGGCCAGCGCGTCGAAGACCGTCCCCTCCAGCCACGCGACGAGCACCCGCGCGTGCCGCTCCGGCTCCGCCGATCCGCACCCGGCGAGCACCTCCGCGCACCGCCGCCGG is from Amycolatopsis lurida and encodes:
- a CDS encoding ABC transporter integral membrane protein, whose protein sequence is MNTISSEWTKFWSVRSTWWCLISGLALMLAYSAALGFALQNGSDRPMAPHAVVTGAAFYLSQFAVVALATLFMTSEYASGSIRSTLQWVPVRNRVLAAKSAVLLPVLFGYGVLNTLAGVAISAPLIPAPDSSVGEVLATAAGMGAYFALLGLLCLGLGTALRSTAGTIVTVFVLLVMIPMFAGSLGWEDLVNYFPGFAGVNAMVTPGQPNPIFGGVAPYAPWVGVALCAAWAAAGLVTGSTVLRRRDA
- a CDS encoding alpha/beta hydrolase family protein, which gives rise to MKSLMVLVAVIAGLLGVPAAASAAPELSLPAPGGPLPIGLRTLHLTDQRRADPWVPEKRRELMVNVWYPAVPVGRAPLYMTNAESAAAVAGRKLDLPPDALSKVRVHSRENAPSLPGRRPLVVLSPGAGNNRVTLTSVAEHLAAQGFVVAGIDHAYEAWATEFPDGLRQCVACGQPGDPWPAAIANRAVDTTFVVDTLLKDRRWSIDATKIGMAGHSAGGSATAAAMVADRRIKAGVNVDGPFFGTVSLDRPFLLLTSPTGEKYYRASWDETWPRLTGPKKQDLVENSGHSSVTDAAILIDQLGLRPHVPPAEVENQYGSIDSRKALKFFRDELTGFFKQWSAR